Genomic window (Candidatus Woesearchaeota archaeon):
GAGAGCGATAAGCTTCCTTTTTTTGGGATAAATAGAGAATCTTTTCTCATAACGTCACCTCTTTTAAGAACGAAGGGCAATTTTTCTTTATAAATGTTACGAAGAACGGCTTTGAGAACTACGTTATTGAATAAGACGCCAAATCCTTGGAGTTATAGCTACATAGCGTTGCACAGTGATGTATAGACTTCAAAAAAGAGGCGTTTATCATTCCAACAAGCAAATTCCTTACTAAATCCCGTAATATCTGCGCCAATAATGTGTTTATGTGCTCCTATTTCTTGTACGATTTCCACAAGTCGCTCAAGTGGCATCTGACCGCCTGGCCAAGGTGAGTTGAATCCTTCAAGAACATCAAGATCAATGCTTACATATACAAAAGGGTTTGAAATCGCGCTTGCGGTAAATGCTTTTGCATCTTCTTCAAAGACAAGCCCTTTTTGTTTTGCTTGTCCGAGGCCTGCACTTTGATAAGTAGTTCCTATAAAACAAATCTCTTGAATTTTGGGCAGCTTAGCAATAGCACTTACAAAACTAGCAGATGAGAAACGTTGCTGATGTTCATAATCTTCATCTCGCATATCTGTGTGTGCATCAATATGAACATAGGCAAGAGATCTTCCTTGTAGTTGTTGCTCGCAGAAGTGTTGCACGAGGTAAAACGTACGATCATGATAAAACCCACTGCCATTAATAACAAGGTCTCCTTGTTGGAGTTTGCTTAGCTGCGCAACAGGTTTATTTTCTAATCGTTCAACTCTTCCCGATCCTCGTTCAAGAGTGCTTGGAGCATACCAGTCAAGTGTATCATAAGGCTCATTTCTTTGTTCAAGAATGGAGCGTAGTTCAAAAAGAGATTCGTCTTTTGGTTCAGGAACTACTTCTTTAATAATGAGGGCGAGGGGTGTTTGTTGTGTTGATTGTGTGGGTAGAGTCATTTTTTTACATGCTCCCTTCGTTGTGATCAATCTCCTTTGAGAATGTATAAATAAGTTTCTAATTATTACTACTTATCAGGAGTGTTTTTGTAGTATTTTAGCATTTTAAATTATCGCTTTATGGAGATAAACATACAAAAGTATTGGGGTAGTCACTCAACCTCCTTATGTTCAGCCACCCACAGGTCCAAAAACCACCACAACCTTTATAAACCACCTGGAAAAATTGAGCAGTATGGCAAGACTTAGAAAATTCTGCGCATACAGACGCCTAGAAAGGCCGTACACACGTGTTTCAAAATACAGATCAAAATCCTACGTACGTGCAAGACCTAATTGTAAGATCGTACGCTTCGTTACAGGAGATTCTAAAGGAGAATATCCGTGCACCCTTGAGCTGCGCTCAGAAAAAGACATTCAAATACGAGATAACGCCATTGAATCTGCACGTCAAACATCCAACAGATACCTCACTAAAACTGCAGGAAAAAACGCCTTTCGTATTATTTGCAGAAAATATCCTCACCACATTCTAAGAGAAAACCCTCTCGCATCAGGAGCAGGGGCAGACCGTATGAGTACGGGAATGAAGATGTCCTTTGGAAAGGTCATTGGTATTGCTGCGCAA
Coding sequences:
- a CDS encoding 50S ribosomal protein L16 codes for the protein MARLRKFCAYRRLERPYTRVSKYRSKSYVRARPNCKIVRFVTGDSKGEYPCTLELRSEKDIQIRDNAIESARQTSNRYLTKTAGKNAFRIICRKYPHHILRENPLASGAGADRMSTGMKMSFGKVIGIAAQVRKGEPIFQVDCNKKDVPAAKEALRKASMKLPVSCRIIEVAS